Sequence from the Rhodococcus jostii RHA1 genome:
GAACACGACGGCGGGGGTGGTGAACAGGCTCGAGATCGGCGCCCGGAATCCGGCGGGGCCGGGTGCGTCGGCAGGGTCGTCGTCGGCCGCATGCTGAGCAAGTTTGCGTTCGGAGACCAGAGCCCGGAACAGGGCGACGAGCATGAGCCCGAAGACGGCCATCGCGGCGAACGACCAGCGCCAGCCGAGGTTTACGGCGATCACGCCGCCGAGGGCGACGCCGATCACGGACCCGAACGATCCGCCGCCCATGAAGGCGCCGCTGAGCGTGGAGTGCACTCGCGGGGCGAACACGCTGAGAACCACCGCGATGCCGACGCTGCCGTAGGCGGCTTCACCCACGCCGACCAGGAAGCGGGCCCCGAGCATCTGCTCGTAGCTGCTCGCCACGGCGCAGAGCAGTGTGGCGATGCTCCAGAGCACGGCCATCAGGACGAGGCTCTTCACACGACCCCACCGGTCGGCGAGCAGCGACAGCGGAAGGGTGAGCAGTCCGACCATCAGCGCGACGACGCTGCTGAGCGACGCCAGCTGTGAATCGGTCAGTGTCCATTCGGTTTTGAGGAGCGGGAAGACGGCACTGAGGACCTGCCGGGACATGTAGTCCGACAGCAGCAGGCCGAAGGTGAGTGCGAAGACGATCCAGGGGTAGAACCGCGACCGGGAGGCCGGAGCGGTGCTCCCGGTGGTGGTATTCGGGGTGGTGGTGTTCAGGGCGGTGGTGGCAGGCAGTCCCATGAGGCCTCCTATGGCCGTCAGGAGTGATAAAGGGGTGGGGGAGAGAGCCGGCCGTGCTCGTGTGAGCGGCGGTCTGTCCGGCTCTCTCCCCGGCGTGATGCAAATCCCCCGGCGCCGAAAATCAGGCGTGGTGGGTGAAGCCGACCTGTCCGGGACGGCGGTTGGGCGCGTAG
This genomic interval carries:
- a CDS encoding MFS transporter, which codes for MGLPATTALNTTTPNTTTGSTAPASRSRFYPWIVFALTFGLLLSDYMSRQVLSAVFPLLKTEWTLTDSQLASLSSVVALMVGLLTLPLSLLADRWGRVKSLVLMAVLWSIATLLCAVASSYEQMLGARFLVGVGEAAYGSVGIAVVLSVFAPRVHSTLSGAFMGGGSFGSVIGVALGGVIAVNLGWRWSFAAMAVFGLMLVALFRALVSERKLAQHAADDDPADAPGPAGFRAPISSLFTTPAVVFAYIGGGLQMFTAGVLLAWLPSFFNRSYGLALDKAGAMASIFVLLVGSGMVVCGIITDRVSRNDPARKWTTAVVFGVISLVFLGAGFQLPTGTPQLVLIGIGAFFSAGSSGPIAAMVANLTHSSVRASAFGTLTLANNLLGLALGPFAVGVLADRFGLVTALQIAPLIYIVAIVALILGKRAYPAGRRKLAALAAAPA